The window CTGAGCGCCATTGACTCCGCAAAAACCTCGATACGGATGATGGCTTATTCTTTTACCGCCCCGGATATTATGAAGGCACTGGTAGCAGCCAAAAAACGGGGAGTTGATGTGAAAATCGTAATTGATGAAAGGGGCAATACGGGGCGCGCCAGCATTGCGGCCATGAACTACATAGCGAACAGCGGCATCCCTTTGCGTACTGACAGTGATTTCCCTATCCAGCATGACAAGGTGATCATCGTGGATAATGTGACCGTTGAAACTGGCAGCTTTAATTTCACCAAAGCGGCCGAAACGAAAAACTCGGAGAATGCGGTGGTGATCTGGAACATGCCTAAGCTCGCTGAATCATTCCTCGAACACTGGCAAGACCGCTGGAATCGGGGGAGAGACTACCGTTCCAGCTACTGAATACTGACCGCCGAAAGGCGGTTTTTTTTGTTCAAAGAAACTGATCTCAGTATCGCGCACGGGGCAGCTGGCCAACGTCGCCGGCATCGCGCCGGCAAAAATCGAAAAACAGAAATATCAGCAAGATAGCTTAAACAGGTGTCGGGAAATTTCGTTGAGATATTTTGAAGGAATCACAGTGTAAGCAGGCGGCCTATTTCAAAAAAGGCGGCTGTACGGTAGTCACTGACTCTCTCGCAGATCTTCCCGCTCATGTACCAGTAATACCCGTCAGTGCTGACAATATCGAGCAAATACCGCATATCATAAACCGTATCGGGTATTACCTCACCCTCACCGGCCAGAACGCCGCTGGCAATAGAATGGTTCCCTCCTCGTACAAAGCCTATCCGCCAGGGCAACCACAAAGTAACGCGGTGGTTAATATCCTGTACCCACGGATTGCCCTTAGCGCTGCCTATATGGGGTCTGAGGTCCAACCATGCGAAAAACCACGTTAAGAAAGCAACCTTCTGAAAAGGCGACGTTTATCAGTTTTTTTTCCGGCCATAAAGGGGGCGGAAATTATTCCCTGCACGGGTATTCGCAAGGATTTCGGTAGTGCTCTGGCTCTGCCCCCCATAACCTGGCGGACAGAGCATGATTGGGAAAGCGGTACCCTCACGGCAGAAACGATTGACGCAGGCTATATTTCTATTATTCTGGAAATATAGATAAAGGAGGTATTATGGATTTAAACACTGCTGCAAACGCACTTCGAGAACTGGGCCACCCGACACGTCTCAGCATATACCGGGAGCTGGTCAGGGCGGGTCATGAAGGCCTGCCGGTTGGCGAACTGCAGAAGCACCTTGAGATTCCTGCCTCCACGCTCAGCCATCATCTTTCAGCGCTGATATCCGCTGGACGGCACTGTTGCAAATAGTCGGTGGTGATAAACTTATCATCCCCTTTTGCTGATGGAGCTGCACATGAACCCATTCAAAGGCCGGCATTTTCAGCGTGACATCATTCTGTGGGCCGTACGCTGGTACTGCAAATACGGCATCAGTTACCGTGAGCTGCAGGAGATGCTGGCTGAACGCGGAGTGAATGTCGATCACTCCACGATTTACCGCTGGGTTCAGCGTTATGCGCCTGAAATGGAAAAACGGCTGCGCTGGTACTGGCGTAACCCTTCCGATCTTTGCCCGTGGCACATGGATGAAACCTACGTGAAGGTCAATGGCCGCTGGGCGTATCTGTACCGGGCCGTCGACAGCCGGGGCCGCACTGTCGATTTTTATCTCTCCTCCCGTCGTAACAGCAAAGCTGCATACCGGTTTCTGGGTAAAATCCTCAACAACGTGAAGAAGTGGCAGATCCCGCGATTCATCAACACGGATAAAGCGCCCGCCTATGGTCGCGCGCTTGCTCTGCTCAAACGCGAAGGCCGGTGCCCGTCTGACGTTGAACACCGACAGATTAAGTACCGGAACAACGTGATTGAATGCGATCATGGCAAACTGAAACGGATAATCGGCGCCACGCTGGGATTTAAATCCATGAAGACGGCTTACGCCACCATCAAAGGTATTGAGGTGATGCGTGCACTACGCAAAGGCCAGGCCTCAGCATTTTATTATGGTGATCCCCTGGGCGAAATGCGCCTGGTAAGCAGAGTTTTTGAAATGTAAGGCCTTTGAATAAGACAAAAGGCTGCCTCATCGCTAACTTTGCAACAGTGCCGAAGCAGATTATGCGTTCTCATAATGCGATACACCCGCTTTGCATTAACCACAGGCAGGCCGTCCCGCTCCGACTCCCGTCGCAGCAGCGCCCACACACGGCGATAACCATACGTCGGCAGGTCAGCCACCGCCATGTTTATCCGGGACAATACGGTGGTATCGTCAGAACGGGGCTGCCGTCTGCGATCCTGTCAGTCAGATGGCCGGTGAACCCGAATGCTCAACTGCGCACGCGACACGCCAAGACTTCTGCAAACGTCGCTTATTCGTCGTTCCCAGGCAACGAGGGCGCATGCGCAATCCATTTTTTTGCCCGGCCGAACTCCACGGCCTCTTTGAGTATCTCGGCTTCCATCGTCTTTTTGCCCAGAAGGCGCTGGAGTTCGCGAATTTGCTTATTGGCGGCAGCGAGTTCGGAGGCCGGCACCACTTCCTCGCCCGATGCAACAGCCGTCAGTGAACCGTCTTAATATTGCTTGCGCCATTTGAATATCTGGTTTGCATTGATGCCATGCAGGCGCGCGACATGAGACACGGTCATACCGGGCTCCATAGTCTGCTGAATAATGGCAATTTTTTCCTGCGGTGTACGACGCCGACGCCGCTCAGGTCCTGATAACACTCCAACCATCTTATCGTTCTGACTGGTATTAAACATAGTTCCAAGACTACCTCTTATTTTAAGAGAGTCGAAGTGTCTGGTGATCTATGGGGCCAGTCTAGCCCTCTTCCAAGTGTAGGGAGATATAGTCAAAGTTTGCTTCTCCGCCGATGAGTCCGCCCTGCGTCGGATAGTCCGATTTTTTACCGGCGAAGCACGGCTCTCCTAACCCTATCTAAAGCGAATAACTTTTTTCAACAGGGCCGCGTGCCAATGCAAGAGCGATAGGCGCTCTACGCGCCAATTTGACCACTTAAAACAGGTAAATTGAGGGGTTGTAATGTGTTGATGTAACAGGCTTTTATTTTAATGTCTTGGCATATGTATAATGGTAGTCTAGCCCTCCTTTCAACAAGGAGTACTCATGGAAACCTACAATCATACATATCGGCACCACAACTTTTCACATAAAGACTTAAGTGATCTCACCTTCACCGCTTGCACATTCATTCGCAGCGACTTTCGACGTGCTAACTTGCGTGATACGACATTCGTCAACTGCAAGTTCATTGAACAGGGTGATATCGAAGGCTGCCACTTTGATGTCGCAGATCTTCGTGATGCAAGTTTCCAACAATGCCAACTTGCGATGGCAAACTTCAGTAATGCCAATTGCTACGGTATAGAGTTCCGTGCGTGTGATTTAAAAGGTGCCAACTTTTCCCGAACAAACTTTGCCCATCAAGTGAGTAATCGTATGTACTTTTGCTCAGCATTTATTTCTGGATGTAATCTTTCCTATGCCAATATGGAGAGGGTTTGTTTAGAAAAATGTGAGTTGTTTGAAAATCGCTGGATAGGAACGAACCTAGCGGGTGCATCACTGAAAGAGTCAGACTTAAGTCGAGGTGTTTTTTCCGAAGATGTCTGGGGGCAATTTAGCCTACAGGGTGCCAATTTATGCCACGCCGAACTCGACGGTTTAGATCCCCGCAAAGTCGATACATCAGGTATCAAAATTGCAGCCTGGCAGCAAGAACTGATTCTCGAAGCACTGGGTATTGTTGTTTATCCTGACTAATTGCTTTGATGTGTGATTTTAAACGCTCAAATTTATAAAACGAATAATATTGTCAACCTTGCAATAATAGACATAGGGACAACCATGTATAAATTTTTACCCTCAGGCGTCTTCACAATAGAGCCATATAGCAGTGGGTCACTTAGTGGGCTTAATTTTTCCATTAAAGATAATATTAATATTGCTCAGTATAAAACATCATATGGTAGCCCATCTTGGCAAGTAAACATAAGGCTGCCATTTATAAGGCACTGTTGCAAAAATGTGGAGGTGATAGGGGTACTACGCCGGAACCCCAGATTTTTCCGTCCGTTCAAATTATCCACGGTTGAACAGCTTGATCCCGTCCGCCCGCAGTTGACCAACAGGGGAAATATGCCTGTACAAAGTTTGCCGGGTTATCCCAAGTTCCTGGCATAGCGTACTGACCTTTGTTTCTGATTGTCCCATTGATGCCATTGCCAGTCGCAGTTTGACTGGCGTCATTTTATAAGGTCGGCCGCCGTTCCGCCCACGGGCTCTTGCTGATGCCAGACCTGCAGTCGTTCTTTCAGCAATCAGTTCGCGCTCAAACTCCGCCAGTGCGGCAAAGATACCGAAGACAAGCTTGCCAGCGGCCGTTGTTGTGTCGATAGTCGCCCCGTGACCGGTCAGCACTTTCAGACCGGTCCCCCTCGCGGTCAGGTCGTGCACTGTATTAATGAGATGACGAAGATCACGACCGAGGCGGTCCAGCTTCCATACGACCAGCGTGTCTCCGGGTCGTAGTGCTTTCAGACAGGCTGTAAGTCCAGGACGCTCTTCTCGTTTGCCCGATGCCCGGTCCTCATAAAAATGTGCGGCATCAACACCTGCGGCGATCAGTGCATCACGTTGTAAATCATTCGTCTGCGAACCATCCGCTTTTGACATCCGAATATATCCGATGAACATATTTCCTCTGTCACATATACGTTCGATTATGTGACATTCTGATTTGGGTACCATAATCTGTCAACGGTAGTCACATTACCCGTAATTTAAATTATGACACGTAAAGGTTCTATGTTAATGATAATGTGACAAGCGCGTTTAAATAGGCATAAGGATCAGAGATGCCTACTAAAAATAAGCTCCTCAGTATTCTTTCGGACGCCGAGCAGGAAGCGCTCTATGGTCTACCTGATTTCGATGATGCACAGCGGCTGGAGTTTCTGGCGCTGAATGAATATGAACTGGCGCTGGCCTGCAGTCGCCGGGGGCTTCACGCTCAAATTTATTGCATCATCCAGATCGGAGAGCATGAAAAACCTCGGGGCAGCCATCGAATGATGCCATCTACAGGGGTTAAAATAACCACCATCATTTCATAACAATACCTGCTGACTATGAAGATCTACGTCATCAAAATAGCAGTTCATGGAGTCAGTCCGATGGTCTGGCGTCGGCTGAGAATTGCTGCCGACACGTCACTGGCCGCGCTTCACTTCATTTTCCAGATAGTGCAGGGCTGGGGGGACGACCATCTCCATCAATTTCACATTTATGGCAAAGATTACGGTATCTCCTACGAAGGAGGCATCGGTTTTGTCGATAATCCGTTCCGGGTCGTGATTGATGATTTTGCTTTTGATGCTGGCGATCGCTTTACCTATGAATACAATTTCTTTGAGCACTGGCTTCATGACATTCGTGTTGAGGCCATTTATGAAAACTCTACGCTGAAAGCGCCGTTTTGTATAAGCGGCCATGGTATGCCCGGAGCCACAGCTGCGGATGAGTTCGATAAAACCCTGGCGTTTCTTGAAGCTATCGTTAATGCGGATGATGAAACAACGGTCGGCGAGATCCGCCCTTTTGCTGACGACCTGGATGCTGTCAGGTTCAACCGCCACAAAATCAACCGGCAACTGAGCAGGCTCGACCTTGCATCTCCGGTACTGGAGCCTGAAGTTATCTGGCTGGGCCGTCGTCGCTGACTGATGTCTATAAAGGTATACGTTTTCAGCATGCCTCTCAGATCCCCGAAAAAATGTCTATAAACCTCCCTAAATCAGTGTTTATGGATTATTCTTTAAATCTCTATGATGTTTAAAGACCTTCCGGAGGTTTTGCGTGCAATATGCCTACATCAGGGTAAGCTCGGCCGATCAGAATACGGCCCGTCAGGAAGAGGCATTGTCAAAGGCGGGTTTTCAGCCTGATAAAATTTGTGTTGAGCATGCCAGCGCGAAGGACACAAACCGCCCGGGGTTACAGGAACTCCTGGGGCAATTACGCCCTGGTGATACGCTTCTGGTTCATTCCATCGATCGCCTTTGCCGGAATATGTCGGATATGTGCGCTGTCACCACCCGGCTTCGTGACCAGGGCGTTACCCTTATTTTTCTGAAAGAGCAGCTGACGTTCAGCGCCGGCACAAACAATCCGATGCAGGAACTGCAGCTGCACATGATGTCGGCATTCAGCCAGTTTGAACGAGCCTTACTGAAGGAAAGGCAGGCCGACGGCATCGCCGCGAAAAAAGCACGGGGTGAAAAAACAGGGCGCCCCGGCGCCGATATTAAAAAGATCCAGGAAATTGACGCACTCAGAAGCAGAGGGGTCAGGCTCAGGATCGCCTGCGACCATGCGGGCCTTGGCGTTTCCACATATTATAAGCTTCGTCACCAGATGAACAACCAGTAGCCGGGAGATAGTCATCCACCACAGCAGGAGGCAATGATGCAACTGACGCTCCAGATAGTCATCACCGATGAATCAGGCTCCAGTCGAACGGAGGAACTGATGACAATCCAGAAATCAGGGGAGACCCGGAACGACATCGGATTATCGGTGTCAGAATCCAAGCTGTTGCTGAATACGGTCCAGCAGTCGGTGGTCCAGCTGCAGGCAGACGAATATACTCAACACCATATCCGGTGCCCTCACTGCCTTGCTGCGCGCAGAATCAAAGGCAAACAGAAAATACGGTACCGGACGCTGTTTGGCGTTATTCCGGTATCCGGGCTTCGGGTGTACCGGTGCCGTTGTGAAGAGAGTGATACAAAGACAGTCAGTTTGCTCAGCGACTGGGCCGGCGATTATTCTCACCCGGCACTGAAATATATTGAAACCCGCTGGGCCTCGATGATCTCCTATGAAATGACGACTCGTCTGCTGAAAGATATTCTGCCGGTGGGCCACAGCCTGAATGCCTCAACGGTGAGGAATCATTTATGCCAGGTGGCGCAGCGTCTTGACGCTGAGGCTGAAGCTCATTCAGGTTTTCTTTCCGGCTGCCCCCGCGACTGGGGGAACCTGCCCAGGCCAGGAAAACCGCTTGTGGTGGGTATAGATGGTGGTTATGTTCGCGATCGGGATGACAAAAAGCGTAATTTTGAAATTATTGCCGGGAAGTCTTTTTCCGTTGGTGCGCCTGCTGACACCCGCCGCTTCGGTTTTGTTCAGAAGGATGACTGTCATCCGGAACGCAGGCTCATGACCCACCTTTCAGCGCAGGGAATGCAGGCCAACCAGCAGATATTTTTTCTGTCCGACGGCGCGGATAATCTCAGGGACCTCCAGTTCGGTATGTACCCTGAGTCAACGCATGTGCTGGACTGGTTTCATATCACCATGAGGCTGACGGTGCTCATGCAATATGCCCGGGGACTGCTGGTATCAGATCCAGAGGCGGGGAGTAAAGTTCTGGCACTGCTGGAAAGCATTAAACGATATCTCTGGCATGGCAATGTTGTCGCTGCGCTGGAACATATTGATAATTGCGTTATGTATTGCGATGACCCTGAACTCAGCTATCCTAGCCTGAAATCCCTGCAAAAACATCTGGATGAAATGTATACCTACATCCGGAATAATAAGATGATGATCCCAAACTACGGCGAAATGCGTCGGTACGGAGAGCCGGTATCAACCGCGTTTGTGGAATCCACGATCAATGAAGTGATCGCCAGACGAATGGCCAAAAAGCAGCAGATGCAGTGGAGCAGAAAAGGGGCTCATTATTTGTTACAGACCCGGACCGCCGTTTTGAATAACGAACTGCAGGATAAATTTGTCTGCTGGTATCCGGGTTTTCAAAGTGACGGGAAGGGACCAGCGATGGCAGCATAGCTCACGCTGCCCCAATATTTTTTATGCTCTCCGAACACGCTTTATATGCAGGAAGCGCTATCACATTTGCGCAGCGCTGGTGAGATCCCGGAAGACGAGCATATCTCACGCCTGTCGCCACTGATGTACGGTCATATCAACATGCTGGGACATTATACGTTCACGCTGCCGGAAAATATTCTGAAGGGAGAGTTGAGGCCATTAAATTTCAATTCAAACAATGAATTATTGCCTTAACGTGGTTTTTTACACGATTGAACCTCGAACCCCTATATCGGCTAAAGCACTCCGGTAGCTTGATTCACCCCACGGCCACGGCAGGATCTTGGCCGTCGCAAGCGCCAGGGGAAAATCTTCAGCTGCAAGCCTGAGTGATTTCATGTGCGTGTAATCCATCGCCCAGATGATTTTTGTGAAGAAGAACTCGCGCTCGTTCATGTCCGGGCGCGCGTCCTGGCCCTCCGTGCCAACGGCCAGCAAGTAATCGGCCTGAATTGGCAGTATCAGCGCGCGTAGTAAGTCATGGATCGCCGGTTGCGGCAGTCTGCGCGCCAGATTAATTACCCGGTCGAACTTCAGTTTATCCTGCTTGCGCTTGTCGGTCTGCTCCATCAGATTTCATGGCCCCCTTCTTCATGCTCATGCTCATGGGTGTGTTCTTTTCCGGTATGGCTCTGTTCCGCCTGAGACGTCTGCGGCATGGCGTAATCGTCGTAAATGCTGCTGTCAAAGTCGTAGTCTGATGCTTCGGCATAATGCTCGTAATCGGCATACTCCTGCGCGCTCCACTGCTGATCGTCGGCAGCAGCATAATCATGGGCCAGTTCTGCATCATTTTGCTGTGCTTCATGACGCCGCAGGCCAACGGAATCATCCATAGGGTTCTGCTTAAGATGAAAGGCGTCCTCTGCGTTGCTCACCGGCTGATAATCAGTGCCGGTTGTCATGTTATGTTCATCGGGTTTCTGGTTAAACGCCATGCTTTCCCCCGTGGCTTCTGGCAGACCTTTTTCAGCTGATCGGGTTTCTAAACTGGTATCGCGGCCAATATCCTTAAACCTGGCCTCAAGCCCAAAGAAACGGTCAATTTCTGCGGCCGTGGTTTTCGGGCTGTCGCGGCTCACGCTCGATGCCAAAGATTTTTTATCGTCGGTAAAAATTTCCACCTCATGACGCGCACGCGAAATACCAACATAAAAAACGTCCTTAGAAGTGGTAAGCGATTTGGTATCTATGTTGAACAACACGCGATCACAGGTAAGCCCCTGGGATTTGTGGACGGTGGTTGCATAAGCATAGGAAAGATAAGAAGCCTGTTTTTTGTCCAGCTCAACCGTGCGCCCTTTTTTGTCCTCAAGCGTCAGTTTTTCACCCTCCACGGTTTTCACC is drawn from Leclercia adecarboxylata and contains these coding sequences:
- a CDS encoding phospholipase D family protein is translated as MKNLATWLLAAAFTTAALPAFAVEPSVQVGYSPEGSARVLVLSAIDSAKTSIRMMAYSFTAPDIMKALVAAKKRGVDVKIVIDERGNTGRASIAAMNYIANSGIPLRTDSDFPIQHDKVIIVDNVTVETGSFNFTKAAETKNSENAVVIWNMPKLAESFLEHWQDRWNRGRDYRSSY
- a CDS encoding DUF6710 family protein, which codes for MDLRPHIGSAKGNPWVQDINHRVTLWLPWRIGFVRGGNHSIASGVLAGEGEVIPDTVYDMRYLLDIVSTDGYYWYMSGKICERVSDYRTAAFFEIGRLLTL
- a CDS encoding IS6-like element IS26 family transposase, with protein sequence MNPFKGRHFQRDIILWAVRWYCKYGISYRELQEMLAERGVNVDHSTIYRWVQRYAPEMEKRLRWYWRNPSDLCPWHMDETYVKVNGRWAYLYRAVDSRGRTVDFYLSSRRNSKAAYRFLGKILNNVKKWQIPRFINTDKAPAYGRALALLKREGRCPSDVEHRQIKYRNNVIECDHGKLKRIIGATLGFKSMKTAYATIKGIEVMRALRKGQASAFYYGDPLGEMRLVSRVFEM
- a CDS encoding quinolone resistance pentapeptide repeat protein QnrS1, with amino-acid sequence METYNHTYRHHNFSHKDLSDLTFTACTFIRSDFRRANLRDTTFVNCKFIEQGDIEGCHFDVADLRDASFQQCQLAMANFSNANCYGIEFRACDLKGANFSRTNFAHQVSNRMYFCSAFISGCNLSYANMERVCLEKCELFENRWIGTNLAGASLKESDLSRGVFSEDVWGQFSLQGANLCHAELDGLDPRKVDTSGIKIAAWQQELILEALGIVVYPD
- a CDS encoding recombinase family protein, giving the protein MFIGYIRMSKADGSQTNDLQRDALIAAGVDAAHFYEDRASGKREERPGLTACLKALRPGDTLVVWKLDRLGRDLRHLINTVHDLTARGTGLKVLTGHGATIDTTTAAGKLVFGIFAALAEFERELIAERTTAGLASARARGRNGGRPYKMTPVKLRLAMASMGQSETKVSTLCQELGITRQTLYRHISPVGQLRADGIKLFNRG
- a CDS encoding plasmid pRiA4b ORF-3 family protein, which codes for MKIYVIKIAVHGVSPMVWRRLRIAADTSLAALHFIFQIVQGWGDDHLHQFHIYGKDYGISYEGGIGFVDNPFRVVIDDFAFDAGDRFTYEYNFFEHWLHDIRVEAIYENSTLKAPFCISGHGMPGATAADEFDKTLAFLEAIVNADDETTVGEIRPFADDLDAVRFNRHKINRQLSRLDLASPVLEPEVIWLGRRR
- a CDS encoding recombinase family protein; the protein is MQYAYIRVSSADQNTARQEEALSKAGFQPDKICVEHASAKDTNRPGLQELLGQLRPGDTLLVHSIDRLCRNMSDMCAVTTRLRDQGVTLIFLKEQLTFSAGTNNPMQELQLHMMSAFSQFERALLKERQADGIAAKKARGEKTGRPGADIKKIQEIDALRSRGVRLRIACDHAGLGVSTYYKLRHQMNNQ
- a CDS encoding ISKra4-like element ISKpn19 family transposase, encoding MQLTLQIVITDESGSSRTEELMTIQKSGETRNDIGLSVSESKLLLNTVQQSVVQLQADEYTQHHIRCPHCLAARRIKGKQKIRYRTLFGVIPVSGLRVYRCRCEESDTKTVSLLSDWAGDYSHPALKYIETRWASMISYEMTTRLLKDILPVGHSLNASTVRNHLCQVAQRLDAEAEAHSGFLSGCPRDWGNLPRPGKPLVVGIDGGYVRDRDDKKRNFEIIAGKSFSVGAPADTRRFGFVQKDDCHPERRLMTHLSAQGMQANQQIFFLSDGADNLRDLQFGMYPESTHVLDWFHITMRLTVLMQYARGLLVSDPEAGSKVLALLESIKRYLWHGNVVAALEHIDNCVMYCDDPELSYPSLKSLQKHLDEMYTYIRNNKMMIPNYGEMRRYGEPVSTAFVESTINEVIARRMAKKQQMQWSRKGAHYLLQTRTAVLNNELQDKFVCWYPGFQSDGKGPAMAA
- a CDS encoding DUF6710 family protein produces the protein MEQTDKRKQDKLKFDRVINLARRLPQPAIHDLLRALILPIQADYLLAVGTEGQDARPDMNEREFFFTKIIWAMDYTHMKSLRLAAEDFPLALATAKILPWPWGESSYRSALADIGVRGSIV